The sequence attgcgcagtgctgcaatgagttgaactggtcttgcaactaaaaaatatatattattcatACAATGGAAAacaaacgcttctggtgcgagtttttcgacttatactgtaaattaccagcactgtggaaaataaatagtgttttttttttataaaactagtgccttttttatacaattaaaacacatctttcatttgttgcgctacattaaaaatgaatattgcgcagtatttttgagccgtgtatgtcaaaattttcatttgtacaaattccgtcgttttatatttgcgcatggcttttgtgtcatgtatgggccgtcctacattaaaaattaatattgtgcagtgtttttgagccgtgtatgtcaaaattttcatttgcacaaattccgtcgttttatatttgtgcatggcttttgtgtcatgtatgggccgtcttactaacttaaaacaagcgacattagaagcagcaatgccaaagtgatcagagatgtatttaaCAATACTCTCCTCAGTGACCGATGGCTTAAATGAGGACAAATGAATCCATTTAAACCGCACAAATACATCTAATTCAGCATTGTCATTGCTACCACTAACAACACGCGATTTTCGCGTaatttctattgataaattttacgccttttttgcaccaACTCCTAAATTGACTTAACAtctctgatggcaatgaaagtataccaaaaaataacctttgcgaaaaagtatttagtactgaatggaaaaaagtgtgcattcattttaagtttacattcattaaagattgggaatggtttctacattcacactctatattgaattatattttaccattcaataacacacacactttagctttgagttaaagtattttgagccattcaggaatggagatttataatatgcaatcaaaaaatcacaattttttaaaagaatgctgagagaatgcacaatcaattgattcaatctttttacagctctgacgTAGATTATCTATTAACGATTTACTGTAAACGTGGTATAAACAGAAAATTTCAATGAAAATAATCTAGTTCCCAGGGATGAAAAAATGTAAATGCGTAGATTATCCTTTGACGGTTTATTGTAGATTAAgacatgtgtaaacgtggtctaacAAATCAGGAGACGAACCAAAAAGTATAATTTGAACACATCTATGTTATCGTTAATCGTATCGGGAATTAAGGTATATAacgataaaaaataaacaatcaaATCAGCTGTTGTTCTAAACAATTtgcttaaattgaaataaaatttatattaaggaaATTTTGGCGCGGGAGTTAATtaaacatcaaaaaaattataataatattgaaaaatgGAAGCGAAATTGATAAGAGCCGTTAAAAAGCGTCCAGCACTTTATAAAAGGGCATCCAtagaatccaaaaataaaaaatgccgtGACGATGCATGGGCTGCCGTAAGTAGAGAGTTAGGTGTGCCCGGTAAGTGATGGTTAAATATAATTGAACAATACATGAAAATACTTAAACCCTTAATTAGAGGAAGCATGTCGGCAAAGATGGAAAAGCCTGCGAGATAGATTTGTGAGGGAAAACACTAAACTTATCAATGAATCAGATGATGGTGTAGCTGTACCATCTAAATGTGGCTGGGAATTTTATAGATCACTTTTGTTCATTGAAGACGAAATAAAAGTTAGAGGGTAACTATTTTGTTTAACGCGAATATACGTACCTTTAAAAACATGCTttaatattgtatttttcttctaaaaaaaaaaaaacaggattcaaAATGCACTTTCAAGTTCTTGTTGTACACGCTATTCGCGGAATGATAAATGTCTGCTGTATGCTGTAAAAGATCAACCATTACTCTACGACAGTAATCATCGCATGTTTCGGAATCAGTTGGAAAGACAACGAGCTTGGTGTAGGATATCGCAAAAAGTGGGTAAAAGGCGTAAGTTAAAATCAAAAAGTAGATTTTATGACAAACTCCCAACAAAAACGACGATCGTATAAGTCATATTTATACTATACAATATTACcgattttttcttataaaaacaattttttaacttAGCCGACAGTTGTCGCAATGGCTGGAAAGAGTTACGAGAGCGTTATATAATAAATAAGCTTGAAGGACAATGCAACCATGCTGATATTAtggattttttgaaaaatcatgTAGATAATACAATGTACGTATAAATCTTAAAACATTTCGACAGAGTGGGAGATCGGTTAAATGGTCGTAAGCGCCATATTTCAAATAACGGTTAaagaatatatacatatttctgaGAAATTGTAACAAAAACACTaccttacaagccaacctaataaaaccgcactgcgtttttttagcgcacgcaaacaacaggcgttttttgccctaaccgaaataagcatgcgttgcaacaatgtaaaacatgtgtgcaaacgtcaaatctaaatgtcacgcagaacaaaaattggaaatcgagttaggttttcacgcagcaaattcaatttgggttgctctcatacaagttgtatgtgcatgagacatttttgacagaaaatgacttgcgtgcgtttatattaggttggcttggtagattttattttgagttcttacaaagtaaagtaaaatatatgTTCAGGCGATATAAGAAGTTTAATCGTTTGTTAAGATATGGCAGTTTTAGAACCGTTTATCGACCCATTCAGCCATCAACAATGTTAACAATGAACAGGTCATATTACTGATttctgtatatatatttatagtgAAAGCGAGGACGAGCAGTATACTTGgccaaaagaagaaaaaattgaaaTGCAGGTCGACGAGCACTCATACGCGGCTGACACTTCGGTACAGTATTCATTTTCAGACGAGTACACGTTTGATGACAAAGAGACACTAAAAAAATCGTTTGCGAAAGTTTATATAGAAAGCGATGAGGCAAATGAGCTCCCAACATCCAGCAATACCGCAGCATTAAAAAGGCGAAAAGTAATGGAAgcgaatgaaaaatttgaaacgcTTGTTGGCACGCTTAACAACTTTGTTGAAAGTCGAATCGAAAAGCCAAGCGTTAGGAGCAGAAACTATGAATATTATAAGGTATTGGATAGATATCTACAGAAAATGTCTGAAGACGAGCAAGATAAAATAAAAGCAGACATTTTAAAAATGGTATTCAATTGTTTAGATCAATAAAAGTATGGTAAATGTAATTATGAAATTGAGAAAAAGAAATCAATTTAGTGTGATCTTTTAATAAGTGTGATCTTTTAATAAGTTACAATTATGGAGAAAAcggttaccccagcgggttaggggatcagaatatacccgcggtaggtatgcctgtcttaagaggcgactaaaataccaaattcaagggactgtgtagcgcaacctttcaggttgccagcgcaatatatagcttctccaaacccaattgtcaacctcgcctatccgcggcgaatcctgtttcactaacagacgaggctctggcgaccccaagctcctcttgGAATTTGGGGgcagggagggagggaatggcctgaaggtttaatgtggccacataaatcgttcccgagatggtcgggctagcaccttaatggtgctatggtaccggagcgtaccggatttgtatccggcaaaggaccatcacatcgataacactccccaaagccttcggggagcaaccttatcgctacaacaacaacaacaacaggaaacggttttttttttcatttaaataacatttttactttaactaCGTACATCATCTCAGAGGATTAGGATAAAGACACACCCTGAAGGTTTTCTgaagtgttatcggtgttgatggtccttagcaggatatagatccagtacatACCGCTAACTAGTACCATTAAGGCGCCTGAACATCCCAAGAAAGAGAGCATCCCACACCAACCCCCTTAACTCCGTGACGAAGTTGTGGTCGTCATTGCCTCGTCTGTTAAATATTTGTATCATATATATCTAATATGTATGAGACGCAACCAACGCTGACATTCCGATGATAAGTCCAAATTTATACGAAACGAATGTGGTAATGGGCGTCAATCTAATTTATTTCGTGCTTTCGGGATATCAAAAGATTATTAAATTTTTGACAACGTCCGAATCTGTAACCTAATTTTACTCTGATTTTGTGGTACTGCGAgactaattttaaaagttttgattATATTACAATCATAAAACTAATTTTGTATTCAAAACCGGCATCTTAAAGACTCTCTTGTAGCTGAAAACTTTAAGCCGGCTCATTCACAAATCATTGAATATGTCATCATTAGATATTGAATACTTTGACGATTACAGATTCTAGCAACCAtcttatatatattatacataataAGAAGTGAAATTGATGCAGAAAAATCTGAACTGTTTCTGGGAGTGCAGAAAACTCGGGGTAGCTAAACGTTAAATGTAATTATACTCCGAGAGCATTGAAAATGTAGATAGTAGCTTGGAGTGTAACTGCTGTAAATTTTATATACGGCTtctcaaatctatatatataaaaatgaaataatgttcgttcctgtccatgttttggggccgataagaggccaattttattcgttttttttcatattgtaacgaatctgccgcaaatcctcttatttgcaatcctctgctaagttcgaatcactaaactgttgaataaataactccaatattgaacaatggaaaaatggcctttattaaagtacttcacaataacacttatactttgctactctctggcttaataaccaaactgactgatagctcaaatgaaactctactattcaaaataattctgctatagctcgctagatagcgcttaattgaaatctcaaatcaaactgaattacttcttactcgcctgccccgcttttatagtttacgctgcatacttctaggctcttcgatttccagaagttactagttagtttcggctacaaaatcgccagccacaactacgtgcacaaattattgctctctcttgtgacaactcagataagatatatgcatgtgcctgCGCATCGCCGCTCCGCCGCTCGCACACGTACACATGTGTAGACGCAACTAttcattcgtttatgtagatacataatggttGAATCACCGATGTGAACGTCtgcagtttacagtctctcgcgcatacataggcgtataagtaaatgcatctgtgtgtgacatctttcggctgacttatatatgtgtatacatgatttgattattgacgtaaatactgcttatcgtggccttggcatcgccttagtgatggtataacttagtgatgttaatatccgtgacactgccctccacctaagtctgatcgtctcgatcagacaaatctctcgatctaaacgctgctagcatcgccatatgtaccactcttctactccgtggtttctcaatgctttgtatgcggtagatgatatcactgatcttcttcacaaccttgtacgggccttcccaactacaccgaaatttggatggaacacctttccgccggtgagggttgtataacagtaccaaatttccctcccggaaaccttccgaattattttccttgtcgtacctgtgtttcatcttactactcattatcctcgatcgttccctcgcactatgttgctcggccaatgaagaactacttcgcagaacTTGCGCTgaacggatttgctttgcataatcagtatcgttccgacgcttcacaacagtagtgtgccttggcttgaaaccacccttgcattctttcttcgttttagtacgtccgttagggcttttcaatgccagtgtttctctcacaggtaccttcggttttgatttgtttggcccatttgttccatcaacatttacctttgaatttcgtggccttcgtcgagtcttctccaccagtacccgattactgctgaaccctttttccaaactaaagttaagtggcacatgttggttctcataacgcatcacccttctctgcatatcgatcttgat is a genomic window of Eurosta solidaginis isolate ZX-2024a chromosome 4, ASM4086904v1, whole genome shotgun sequence containing:
- the LOC137247877 gene encoding uncharacterized protein, which translates into the protein MEAKLIRAVKKRPALYKRASIESKNKKCRDDAWAAVSRELGVPEEACRQRWKSLRDRFVRENTKLINESDDGVAVPSKCGWEFYRSLLFIEDEIKVRGIQNALSSSCCTRYSRNDKCLLYAVKDQPLLYDSNHRMFRNQLERQRAWCRISQKVGKRPDSCRNGWKELRERYIINKLEGQCNHADIMDFLKNHVDNTIESEDEQYTWPKEEKIEMQVDEHSYAADTSVQYSFSDEYTFDDKETLKKSFAKVYIESDEANELPTSSNTAALKRRKVMEANEKFETLVGTLNNFVESRIEKPSVRSRNYEYYKVLDRYLQKMSEDEQDKIKADILKMVFNCLDQ